Proteins encoded within one genomic window of Bombina bombina isolate aBomBom1 chromosome 1, aBomBom1.pri, whole genome shotgun sequence:
- the LOC128663387 gene encoding keratin, type I cytoskeletal 19-like, which translates to MRHSTIHSFPSAGSYKGTGHSGAHCSKISQHISSHQGGSHMSSHGGHYRAARVHGGSVCKPVSFTKHPSANHGCSTGSTHGGHSHGGSFGGHSGWKSHGLLSTNEKETMQILNGRLSSYLEKVHSLEQENAQLERKICEWYENNAPSSLPDSSQYFRIIQDLQNQISAVTVENARIVLQTDNARLAADDFRNKYEMELSLSNSVQADVNNLRRILEGLNRETCDLQAQVQNLQEELQQMRRNHEEEVNSLRAQLGARVNVELNTAPSVDLNGALNEIRAQYENLMDRNMREAETMFRQRSEELNRQVMFGSEQLESITSELIELKRCAQTLEIELQSQLSMISALECTLAETQASYSSQLAQLQSLIDNVEAQLTQNRSDLERQNQAYRILMDQKTHLEMEIATYKRLLDGHDIQFSGHIISGGSHGSHHSVTHHTPEHVSHASC; encoded by the exons ATGAGACACAGCACCATCCATAGTTTCCCCTCAGCTGGCTCCTACAAGGGAACTGGTCATTCTGGTGCACATTGTTCTAAGATCTCACAGCATATTTCATCCCATCAAGGGGGCTCCCACATGTCTTCTCATGGAGGGCACTACAGAGCTGCCCGTGTGCATGGAGGATCAGTGTGTAAACCAGTCTCATTCACCAAGCATCCATCTGCAAATCATGGATGCAGTACTGGAAGTACCCATGGTGGCCATAGTCATGGGGGCAGTTTTGGAGGTCATAGTGGGTGGAAAAGTCATGGTCTTCTTAGCACTAATGAGAAGGAGACCATGCAGATCCTGAATGGCCGACTTTCATCCTATCTGGAGAAGGTGCATTCACTGGAACAGGAAAATGCCCAACTGGAGAGGAAGATATGTGAGTGGTATGAAAACAATGCACCCAGCTCCTTACCTGACTCAAGTCAGTACTTTAGAATCATCCAGGATCTGCAAAACcag ATCTCTGCAGTGACTGTGGAAAATGCCAGAATTGTTTTGCAAACTGACAATGCTAGACTGGCTGCTGATGACTTCCGAAACAA GTATGAGATGGAGCTCAGTCTGAGTAACAGTGTTCAAGCTGATGTCAATAACCTGCGCAGGATCTTAGAAGGGTTAAACAGGGAGACTTGTGACTTGCAAGCACAGGTTCAGAACCTCCAGGAAGAATTACAACAGATGAGAAGGAATCATGAGGAG GAAGTAAATAGTTTGAGAGCTCAACTGGGAGCCAGAGTCAATGTGGAACTGAACACCGCTCCATCCGTAGACCTGAACGGAGCCTTGAATGAGATCAGAGCACAGTATGAGAACCTGATGGACAGAAACATGAGAGAGGCTGAGACCATGTTCCGGCAAAGG AGTGAAGAACTTAATCGTCAAGTGATGTTTGGGTCTGAACAACTGGAATCTATCACATCTGAGCTTATTGAGTTGAAGCGCTGTGCACAGACCCTGGAGATTGAACTACAAAGTCAGCTAAGCATG ATCTCAGCCCTGGAGTGCACGCTAGCCGAGACACAGGCCAGTTACAGTTCACAACTTGCTCAGCTACAAAGTCTGATTGACAACGTTGAAGCTCAGCTGACACAGAACAGATCTGACCTTGAGCGCCAGAACCAAGCGTACAGGATACTCATGGACCAGAAGACCCATCTTGAGATGGAGATTGCTACCTACAAGCGTCTGCTGGATGGACATGACATTCA ATTTTCTGGACACATTATCTCAGGTGGTAGCCATG GATCACACCACAGTGTGACACATCATACCCCAGAACATGTCAGTCATGCCAGCTGTTAA